The following are encoded in a window of Myxocyprinus asiaticus isolate MX2 ecotype Aquarium Trade chromosome 17, UBuf_Myxa_2, whole genome shotgun sequence genomic DNA:
- the LOC127455307 gene encoding prostaglandin E2 receptor EP2 subtype-like: MENGSCHDRHNVEQNGSPAISAMMFAAGVLGNVVALILLEFRRRKERNRQRQSLFHLLVTTLVVTDLMGTCLISPLVQVAYLTNKTLVGMSETRAVCEYFGFAMTFFSLSTLSILLTMALERCLSIGYPYHYGRHVTKRCGYITIPCIYLVCFLFCLMPFAGFGKYVQYCPGTWCFIAMNPTGQEDRAYADVYATAMLLIIIVIVGCNCFVVYHLVLMYRRRKQNRGSMHTRSKRDRSYFSWAEEVEHLILLVFMTVIFVICSLPLMIRVYINSTGKPKESHKTDLIALRFLSVNSIIDPWVFIILSPSVLRFLWGALCKTTFLPSRNSLFQTSIAKNPPGQVELYKPSSIIVETTHLNKSVQMI, translated from the exons ATGGAGAACGGCAGCTGTCATGACAGACATAACGTGGAGCAGAATGGAAGTCCGGCCATCAGTGCGATGATGTTCGCCGCTGGAGTGCTCGGGAACGTGGTCGCGTTAATTCTCCTGGAGTTCCGACGGAGAAAAGAGAGGAACCGACAGCGCCAGTCTTTGTTCCACTTGTTGGTGACCACACTGGTCGTTACGGATCTAATGGGGACCTGCTTGATCAGTCCCTTGGTCCAAGTCGCGTATTTAACGAACAAAACATTGGTCGGAATGAGTGAGACGCGCGCGGTTTGCGAATATTTCGGATTtgctatgactttcttcagtCTATCGACACTGTCCATCCTGCTCACCATGGCGCTGGAGAGGTGTCTCTCCATCGGGTACCCGTACCACTACGGACGGCATGTCACCAAGCGCTGTGGATACATCACCATCCCTTGCATTTATTTAGTCTGCTTTCTCTTCTGCTTGATGCCTTTCGCAGGCTTTGGGAAATATGTGCAGTACTGTCCCGGGACGTGGTGCTTTATTGCCATGAATCCTACAGGGCAGGAGGACAGGGCTTATGCCGATGTTTATGCCACCGCCATGCTTCTTATTATCATAGTTATTGTGGGATGCAACTGTTTTGTAGTGTATCACCTGGTGTTGATGTACCGGAGGCGCAAACAGAACCGAGGATCTATGCACACCCGGAGTAAAAGGGACAGGAGTTACTTCTCATGGGCAGAGGAGGTGGAACATCTCATTCTCCTGGTCTTCATGACAGTCATATTTGTCATATGTTCACTGCCTTTAATG ATCCGTGTGTACATTAACTCCACGGGCAAGCCCAAAGAGAGCCACAAGACTGACCTTATAGCTCTGCGCTTCCTCTCAGTCAACTCCATCATCGATCCCTGGGTGTTCATCATACTCAGCCCCTCGGTTCTGCGTTTCCTTTGGGGGGCGCTGTGTAAGACCACCTTCCTGCCCTCCAGGAACTCTTTGTTTCAAACTTCCATTGCCAAGAACCCACCAGGGCAAGTTGAGCTATACAAACCTAGCTCCATCATAGTGGAGACCACTCATCTCAACAAGTCTGTTCAGATGATTTGA